DNA from Amycolatopsis sp. DSM 110486:
CCTCGGGCACCTCGGCCCGCTGCAGCGCGCGGTAGCCGATGAGCCCGGCGCACAGTAGGGGCGCCAGTTCGTCGTCGGTGTACCCGGCGGGCAGGTGGTGGGCGTAGGCCGCCGGGACGACCGTGTATTCGGCATACCCGCCGTCGGCGTCCCAGCCCGTGTACCGCGACTGCGGGCACAGGTTTTCCGCGCCCCGCAAGCAGAACTTGCACTCGCCGCACGTGTGACGCAGCCACGCGACACCGACGCGGTCGTCGAGCGCGAACCCGCTCGCCGTGTCCCCCTTCGCGACGACCTCACCGACCACCTCGTGCCCCGGGGTCACCGCGGGCCGGTGCACCGGCAGATCACCTTCGGCGACGTGGAGATCGGTGCGGCACACGCCGCACACCAGCACCCGCACCAGCAGCTCGTCCGGCGCCGGTTCGGGGACCGGGACGCTCGAAAGGCGCAGCGGGCCGGTGCCGATCGGGCCCGGCGTGGTGACGCGCCACGAGCGCATGGTCGCGGGCAGTCCCGTCATGACCGCTCCTTCGTCCGGGAACCCGAACGTACCGCGCGCGACGCGGGGCGGCGGGCTCTCCGCCGCCCCGCACCACCCGGTCGGTCAGCGGCCGCTCCACTGGAAGGTGACGGTGGCGCCGGCGCCCACGGTCGCGTCGAACGAGCGGTCACCGGAGACGACGGTGAACTTCTGCTCGGTCTTCGCGGTGTTCAGCGCGACCACGGTGGTCGAGTGGTCGGGGTTCGTGAACGCGACCGCCTCGATCGGCGTGCTGCTGCCGCTGGTGTAGACCACGGACGAGGCGATGTGCACCGAGCCCGGCGGCACGAACTTCGAGAAGTGCTCGATATCGCGGTACTGGTCGTTGTAGGTCACGGCCTTCGTCTGCGAGTTCACGGTGATGGTACCGTTACAGGTGCCGCAGCCGCCCAGGTGCGGGCCGTGGTTCTCGTCGAGCGCGATGTTCCAGTCGATCGAGCTGCGGCCCCAGTTCTGCATCACGCCGAGGATCGTGGACGAGTCGCCGCCCTCGCACTCGGTCATGAAGATGTCTTTGCCGGGAAACGATGCCTTGAGCGGTGTCTGCGCGTCGGACGAGCCGTAGTAGCAGTGGTAGGCGGTGCCGGCCATCCACTTCGCGGCCGGGGTGGACAGCAGGTCGTACGGGTACTCCGGCTGCGGGTCCTCCCCTGCCCGCTGGTGCGAGGCGATGTCACCGGGGTGCTCGCTCCAGTTGTGGTCGAAGCCGAGGATCTTCGTGTCGAGCCCGGCGGCGCGGATGGCGGGGCCGAGGGCCTCGATCACCTTCGCTTCCTGCTGCCACGGCAGGTCGGTGCCCGGGTAGTTGTTGCGCTCCAGGGCCTGCGGCTCGTTCTGCACGGTCAGGTAGTCCACGTGCACGCCCGCCTTGCGGTAGGCCTGCAGGAACTTCACCAGGTACAGCGCGTATGCGCGGTAGATCTTCGGCGAGTCGATGAGCTTGCCGTCGATCATCGAGCCGGACGTCTTCATCCAGCCCGGCATGCTCCACGGGCTGGCGACGATCTCCAGCTGCGGGTTCAGCTTCTTCGCCTGGCGCACGAGCGGGAGGATCTGCGCCTCGTCGTGGGCGATGGAGAAGTGCTTCATGTCGTAGTCGGTCTGCCCGGACGGCAGGTCGTCGTAGCTGTAGTCCTGGCCGACGGCGAAGTCCGACGCGCCGATGGGCTGGCGCAGGAAGCTGATGCCCGCGCCGGCGCGCGGGTCGAAGAGGTTCTTCATGACCTCGTCGCGATTGCCCGGCGTGAGGCCGTAGAGCACCTGGGCCGACGAGTCGGTGATGGCCGCGCCGAAGCCGGACACCGTCTGGAACTTCACGTTCGGATCGATGCGGACCGTCGTCGGCGCCGCCGCGGCCGGGCTCTGCCAGCTCAGCTGCGTATCGACGGGCGTGGCGTCACCGGGGTTCGTGAGCCACTCGTGGACGGTCCGCGACACGGCGGCAGGGGCCTGGGCGGCGGGCGCCGCCGGCGTGATCTCGGGCCCGGAGGCGGCGGTCGCCGACCCGGCCGCCACGGTCACGGCGGCCAACGCGGCCGTCACCGAACACAGCACTCTTCGCAAGCGCGGCATGCAGATTCCTTCGTTTCACGGGGAAAACCCAGCG
Protein-coding regions in this window:
- a CDS encoding zinc-binding alcohol dehydrogenase family protein, which encodes MRSWRVTTPGPIGTGPLRLSSVPVPEPAPDELLVRVLVCGVCRTDLHVAEGDLPVHRPAVTPGHEVVGEVVAKGDTASGFALDDRVGVAWLRHTCGECKFCLRGAENLCPQSRYTGWDADGGYAEYTVVPAAYAHHLPAGYTDDELAPLLCAGLIGYRALQRAEVPEGGRLGLYGFGGSAHLAAQVALAQGATVHVLTRGRAAQELALELGAASAGPADASPPEPLDAAILFAPAGGLVPVALAALDRGGTLAIAGIHLTDVPELNYQRHLFQERQVRSVTANTRADAREFLDFAGRHHLEVTTRPYALADADQALADLAAGRFTGAAVLHA
- a CDS encoding glycoside hydrolase family 30 beta sandwich domain-containing protein; translated protein: MPRLRRVLCSVTAALAAVTVAAGSATAASGPEITPAAPAAQAPAAVSRTVHEWLTNPGDATPVDTQLSWQSPAAAAPTTVRIDPNVKFQTVSGFGAAITDSSAQVLYGLTPGNRDEVMKNLFDPRAGAGISFLRQPIGASDFAVGQDYSYDDLPSGQTDYDMKHFSIAHDEAQILPLVRQAKKLNPQLEIVASPWSMPGWMKTSGSMIDGKLIDSPKIYRAYALYLVKFLQAYRKAGVHVDYLTVQNEPQALERNNYPGTDLPWQQEAKVIEALGPAIRAAGLDTKILGFDHNWSEHPGDIASHQRAGEDPQPEYPYDLLSTPAAKWMAGTAYHCYYGSSDAQTPLKASFPGKDIFMTECEGGDSSTILGVMQNWGRSSIDWNIALDENHGPHLGGCGTCNGTITVNSQTKAVTYNDQYRDIEHFSKFVPPGSVHIASSVVYTSGSSTPIEAVAFTNPDHSTTVVALNTAKTEQKFTVVSGDRSFDATVGAGATVTFQWSGR